GCATTTGCAACTTTTGAAAAACCAACAATGCAATGTAGAACTGCTGTGATGTTTACAAAACATAACTTCTGAGTGAGCACTAGTTACCATAAATCATGTTTTTAGACCTGCAGGCCTCTCAGAAAACGAAGTTCTTAACGAAAGCCAAGCTGATCCTTCTGTTGAAGGTcccattttctttttatctGTGCTCCTTACTTGCTAGTAGATTTCTATTGCCCTTGCCTACTAGTACATATGTATGTTACTATGGAACTAGTAACTTACATTTGAAGATACTCTGTGATAGCTTTGCTTACACAACTAACTTGTTACAAGTTTATGATTTATTTAGAATGTTGAATTTGTCCAATTATTAAGGTTATATAATTATCCAATAAGTATTCCATTGAATACTTACTTTTTTATTACCTTAGATAGAGCAAATGAATCAAGTGTTTCGTCAAAACGTGCACGGACCAGACGAAGGCAGGCCAATCGGCAAAGGGGTGCAAGGTGTAAcaatattatacaaaaaataacataaaagaatcCACGAAGAAGTCCTTTGATTTGATTTGGAATTCTATACAATTTACCGAcacatttttcataaaattttaagttttacgaTTTCTTTTTTGAAGAAACCCAGATATTAAATGAATTTCACTGCAAATGGAATTGACTGAAATTTCATTGcgttcatttaaatttaattcaaattaattATATCTGGGTGAATTTTTTGCTTAAGAACACCTCAAGTGATCTCAAACGGAAATGCACTGACAAACATGGTGAGCGAAGGTGATGTTGTTGCCGTTGATCACATCGACAACATGGTTTCCATGACAACATTACCTGGAGTCGCACCCAGTGGAAATAGCCAACCGCAAGAGAGAGTCTACGTCCAGACCAGTTGTAAATAATATAACAGATGTACTTTTCAATTTAGTTATAACTTTATAGCAAGCGTTACAAAGTTTGTTGCATTGAAcgaaaatgtttatgaagaTGTTTTGTACATCTAGTTATTCTCTGTGTGAGGCATACATTTTacctttaatattttaattttatgttttatgacAAACTTGATCttttaagttcaaaatcattttttgtgACAATACGTTACACTTTGCAGCCGGTTTCAAAAGTCATTCAAACGAATGGCTTGAAAATCGTCAGAATACAGCTGCGAAGAACCTCAATGACCAAAATAGGGACCCTCTTATTATAAATGACGCGTCCCAGGTTGCATTAAGCTTTCATCGAGGGTTCATGTTATTTACTTTGATACTGCATGGACTGCTGGCGGGGTTTGCTGTTTGGGAGGTAGGTAAAAAATTATGCTTAACTTAGTGATAATTCTTCACCGCTTAAGTTTTGGTTGTTATGTTTATATGCAGATGTCATGTCATTCAATTCTattattttaccatttttatgatatttgtTTGTACACATTAGGTGATTATTgtgttttggttttagttGATTATCACAGCTTTTCTCAAGTTTCGCACATTACGTTTTCTTGTCATTAGTTTCACAACTTTTTAATAGCTTTTATATATAAACCGTTATTGAGTGATTGGAGGGATGCAGTTGAGTTTAATCGCTGGCAATGCAGAAAAGCCTTTCTTAGTATACAACTGGTCCCGTGGTTCTTCGTTAATGTGGGGAAAACCTGGTGCAAGGAAGATTCAGAATCTTTAGTTACAGCTGGTCAGGTTTTCATTACCGCTTGAGGCTACAACCGAGACCAAAAATGAACCTAATCCAGTTTCTCCCACGACCATTTCATGAAAAAGACAAAGACCTTGAATGCTACTTCTGTgtctttaattcatattgtcgtcttgtgacgtcaccagaaGAAGCCATTCCTACTAGCATCGTTGGAAGAAGAATTTCTTCTAGAACTAGACATCTTTATGTATTTAGGAGGCATAGATTTCAAGGATATCTTGCACAGAATCCAACTGGCTGTAGACTACGATTTCTTATGATTACTGTCACATATTTGAATGCTATAAAAACTGTTATTGACTGATTTAAGGGGTTCAGATGGGTTCGTTCGCTGTTGATGTAATGAAATTGCTCTCTTAGTGTGTAATGGATTTTGCTGTTGTTCTCGTTACACAAATTGAGTGTTTGTTTCCTGTCCAAATATAGAGCAGCATTTCGTCAAATATTTTGGTATTGACAACCCATAACACTATTCTTTGCTGCAACAAACATTAGAATGTAtgttattcatttttaaatgaaatttcttTGTTCCAGGTGGTTGTTGCATTTGTGATGGGCGTCGATGGTTCCACAACTTTCTTCAACCAATATTATCGTTTAGCTCAGCTCGTGCAAACGGTGTATTACATCCTGCTTGTGTTGTGCCTAGTCTCAGCGATGGATAGGTAAGTAGTTTGCACATTGTGGaagtttataattttcttaccTTTACAGCAGATAGTGCAGGTTTGAGGCTTGGTTAGAGATTCATGAAAGAGCTGGTCTaataacaaaactttatttttgaaaggTTCAATTTGGCTGGGAAGAATTTCTTTATGGGATTGCTGCGTGTGGAAAAAGGTGCTTGGGGAATTTTAGGTATGTCAAGTGCTAATGACTTGTTAACAGTGGGCGTAGGATTTCATGTGGGCTCTTGTGTGCGTTGCTTCATGGGTTTTCCTTTAATCTCTATTTCTGCAGTATACTTTATCGCAATCATGTTCAACATCGGATTAAGCGGTTTAGACTTCTGGCTTGGCACGACAGCAAGTAGTCTGAGTGGTCTTATGTCGAACGCAACCCTGCTCGCCCAGTATCCCAATACCAATCCAGATGCGTAAGTTTATTGTGACCTATAACCGAGTTTCCAATACCAAATACCTTTAACCCGTATGCGCTGAAGCTGTTAAAGTGTTGTCATAATTCATAGTGTGTATGTATGTCATTCATGACTTTTGGCTGGCAAAGTACTTTGCTTAAATAGATCTCCATTTTTCGGTTTCCCAAATAATTGTTAAGCGGACAAATctagaaaaaattgtgaatGTACATTTGTACATGGTATTAAACTATTGGCTCAAAAGATGTTCATACCTTGTTTGAAGACATCGAACAGTGGGATTCATGGTTTACGATAAATATACGATACTGTCTGTGCTTGAAAATTTGAGATGATTTTGTGTCACCACATCCCGTAAGATGGGCTTATTGTTACGTCTATGACTTTTTAAGTGATCTCGTGCGAAAATACCGGACAACATTATCATGATATTTCAGGCGTTTTCGCAGATTTAAAGACTTTACAAGAATGTTTCACTTTTCAGGACGTTAACAACGTGGCACGTGATCAACGTTTTGCGAGCGTCCTTTGCCTTGATTGGTTGGTTTCTTTTAGCCCTTTACCCCACAGACGATGAAACGTCGACACGTAAGTATTGTGACGTAGCCGTAGCCTAACAATGTTACTGGTGACAGGTAACCTATAATGTGTTAATTACGCTTACGCCTTAACGACAGACGAAGGCATTTCAATATGATGCGATCTCCGCGAGATTATTTACTTTACTCTAACCCACTTTGACAAGCcgcgtgacgtcataaacagcTGAACAATAGCTTTACCAATGGAGGTTTAGTTAGCAGAGAAGGGCGTTGATTGATTTAAATTACACGCTTAGACAGTAAGTTAGCATCTTGTCGGGATGTCGTGGAAATATCTAGATGATTTCTTGTTTCGATTAAGTAAAGGTTCCACCCTTCTTGGAAAATATTGGGTGACTTTTATTCTTCTGTTCAGGTGAGTATTATAAGTAAATTATGTTGTGGTATGCTTAGGTCTAGATTTAGTTGGGAATTTTTGGGTTGTTTTATCACCTATTATGTTCGCTAGGTTAAGTTACGGAAAGTCTATAACAGTCATTTCGTAAACGCGAAAATTCTGTATCTCAGATGTAATTCGCTTCCATGTATTGCCGtcttgtcttatttttagcGATAATGATGTTGCTATTTTGGGTGACTTAATGCTAATATAGTTGCGGGATTTTCCTCTGATGACgtattttgtttgatgcagatcaaaaagtttaaaacaatttcaccGTTTAACAAAATTGCGAATCGTACAAAACCATACGTAAATACTTTCCAATAAAGCAAATGACTGACTTAATACCACTATTTAAGTTATAACCTAAATATCGTTACCGTATTTGGTCAAGGATagatttaagttaaaaatcGCTGGTCATTCCAGATTAGTTGTATTAAGCATGTTTGGTGAACATGTCTGGAGTGACGAACAACGGGAATTCACCTGCAACACCAAGCAGCCAGGCTGTGAAAACGTGAGTCAAACCGTTTTCGTTAGCACttaattttcttacttcgTGTTGTATTTAATACGTTTTATTATTCgatacttgctgtattgtgTGATATGTCGCCTTGCTGGTGTTTTGGATCAAAGTATTTTTAGTATACTGTAGGTGGTGTTTAAGAaacgtttgatttttatgaCTCTTTAAGAATTTGAGCGCTTTTTACGATTTGAGGGACCCTTTTAGCTGAATTATTAATCGCACCTCTATAAGCGTTTTATTTTTGGTGCTACGGATACTATTTCGCCCGAAAGTAGCGCAGTTTTGACAAAAGTGGACCAAATAGTTTACCAAGACATAGCACAGGAGATATTACCTATGTGCGGTTCTCTTTGGCGACCGCTGAGAAATTTTAAAGAGGCTGctgctaattttctgctttatAAGCAGTTGCTGAAGTATAAATTTTGAGAGGCTGCGTATAACCGCATCCGAGTAATTTAAGAGACCGTTTCGGTCCCGCAAAATAGTTTAAAAGACTGTTCACGTGTCATATTCAATTTTCAGGtgtgtttcaataaatttgcGCCTGTGTCAAATGTGAGAATGTGGGGCATGCAGATGCTTTCAGTCTCTATTCCCGGAGCCTTCTACTTTGTCTACGTTCTTCATGTGGTGAGTTTTTTGTACCCTGATCAGTAGGTATGTGACGTCGTATACTAAGATTTCGTGCCACGTTTTTCAGGTTTCTCGAGAAAAAAATCGCCAAACGTCAAGCGATGACGTAACTAACAGCCAAAACTTGtccattttaaacaaagataAAAGAAATAATGACCATCTGTTTGGTCAGTTCCGTTTAGTTAGTTGGTGAATTTAGTTATACAAAACAGTATTATATCTTTAAAATGTTATAGTTAGTGCTTgaatattaattataataatttctTGTGTCATTCCAATTGCCTTTTCCAAAACCTCAGCAAAATTTATCCATAAAAACTCTTTTCTTATTGTGCATGTTCTGTTTAGCGAAAGGAGAGCTCCATGGCGCCCGTAAGCGGTGGAAGGTTTTGACAAAATACGTCATCCCAGTTGAACTTGGAAAGAAACGAGGTCTGTGGGTTTGGCGAATGTATTTGTTGCAAGTTTTTGCGCGGATCGCTTTAGAAGGATTGTTTGTTAGTCTCCAATTCAATCTGTACACATACAGGTGCTTTATGTTGATCATTACATATTGTTTAGTGAATATCACTTAATTCCTTTGAGTGATATCATCTTTTAAAGCTTTTGTTGTATGTATCGTCGTAATTGCATGAAACTAAAGTAACAAGAAGAGTTTAGAGTGAAGCAACGTTGCGTGACGTGGAATTATCAATTAATTTTCTCCCATAAAGGTGGACAGTGCCCGAAGTTTACCGTTGCCATGTCTGGCCATGCCCGCACACGGTCGACTGCTTTATCAGCCGTCCGCATGAGAAGACGGTCTTCTTTCGTTACATGTACCTCATATCGTTTATATCTGTTGCTGTCAGCATCGCCGAGCTATTGCATATATCGTGGGCTAGTTTAAGGTTCGTGGACTTTTTCTTTCGTCATAAAGTGGCTTCACGTCATGATTAGCTGaaggtatgacgtcatatcttGCAGGAACACCCATGAAAAGCGACGTCACCCCGAAGTGCGTAAGCGACGCAACCTGCCGTCGTACGTGTCACGTGACAAGTGGTTGGTTGATGAAAAACGCGACCCAGAAGTTCTGCTGACACACCCGGAAGTGAGGTTAAAGGTCAATTCGTTGACCTTCAGTAGCAACAGCAGTAATAGTCACGTCACTACCCCTCCAACCGATTACGTCGAAGTTAGGTCAAACAACCTGATCAGTTATTTGTGACCTTTgacctttgttgttgttacgTCACTGTGTGCATTACTTGTGTTGATACTATGAGTGTGAGCTGGTTGAAATAAATGTCTCGCCAGTCACGGGCTGTTTTATCACCTCATAGTCCTATGCAGGCTTGCAGTCAGTTTtcctttatgacgtcacgcgGCTTACTTTTTTCCACTCTGGAATACAAGagatgtgtttttattttagcatGACATTGCCGtggtgtttattttgcaaaataattacATTGCATATTTGCCGCCTGCGTGAAGTACAACATGAAAATTCTGCCTGCTGCAAGACGAGTTCAATTTTCTTGTCTTTTGACTGCCATCTGGCGGGTGGCCTGTCCCCCGAGTACTGAACCCTAGAGGCACACCTTATTTGACATGCTTTTtcttgtaagttttttttggCACGGAGAGGTAATTGTGATCTTTTCGCGGAACCATGAACCGGGTCGTGCGGCCCGGGGACCGTACGGTACGGACGCTCGGTACGACTTTGATGTCAGGTACGTTCTGGGCCGGATTCTCcgtttttccttttttatgcttttctcCCGAACTTGCCCGACAACGTTGGTCGAACGACTTTTGCGTTTGCTTTTTGAACTGGCCATTCACTGAAGAGAACGTCGATTCGACAACAATAACGTCATCtatgatgatgtcattatTCCGTCCTTCTATGCATCTCTTGTGACTGCTGGTTGTGAAAGAAGTTGGTTGGTTTGCTCTGAAGAAATGCGATATTTTTCGATTTAGTTGAACCGAAAAGGTAATTTTAGTTCATGTTTAAATTACAACACTTCTTGAGAGGCTCCAACGGGCAGTGTAACAACTCGAAACCAACTGTCATCAACTGAAAATCGTCTTCGTCTGTTACAATTCGATCCTGACCTTGCTGCCTTACCTATGCGCTAGCGATATCGCCGCCAGACCGCTCTGCAGGTTGGCGGTGCCTGATGCAAGATGGTAGAGCGATCCTGCTTCATTGATCCAGGAATCTCCTCCCCAACCGAAAGCTCTTTTCAGACAGCATCCCACCCTTTGCAAGTACTCCACCAAGCGGTTGGTCTGAAAAGAAATCAGCTATCAGCTTCCCCGTCGGATTTTTTGTACCGGGCACAACGTATCCTGCATGGAACTTGACTTTTTTCATTATGTTGCGCTTTCATGATAATTAATAACTAAGATCTCTGTAAATGCCTCGGTAGTTATaagaatttttcttttcatgtGGCATTTATTATCACGTATTGTAACGTCATAAAGGCATTACTTCACCTTTTTATCCCAATTTAGTTCTTCTCTCTGCTCAGAGCTGAGTAGACCGCGTGAAACGTTCCTTATTGCGATGGTCGTCTCCTTCATTCCGCAAATCGCTGCCCATTCGTCTGCTCGCAATCCACGCCCCCAATCCCGTTTTGTTACGTCAGCGCCTGCGTCATAATGAAAGATGAAAACGCCAATGAAACTACTGTAcatagaaaatttcaaaatgatcAATAGGAtaattacatcataattggcTTTGCATTGATTGGAGGATTAACGATGGGTTTGTCTATGGATTGGGCGGTTTAAAGATGTAGTTGCATAATTACGTTTTAAAATCTAATTCACAGTTTGAATCGACCTCAAAGACAAAGTCATCTCAAAatcagtttaaaaatattgtacaTTGATATGTGCTACTAGGTTACAAATTCCTTTTTTTGCCACGCGCTTTTGGATGATTTTACGAATGCTAGAAacttaatttcatttaaacacCGGTGCTTTCGAAGCCATTTTTATCagtttcaaactaacttgGTGTAAATAGCACAACTAGCTTCTCCTAATGTTCTAAACTAACCGCCAATCTTTAAAAACAGGCTGCGTAAGTCactttgaaagtttaaaaactaaaatgcGATGAGTGCCTAATTATACCCTTGTCCCATCCATATACCTGCCATGACCAGCATTCTGACGCAGTTTGTCCTCCCATGCAGAGCAGCTTTCATCAGCGCGGTGAAACCGAACTTATTCTCCGCGTCAATATTCACTTCGGCTCGAAGgggaaacacaaaaaatctGACGATATTTTCGTAGCCTAGAAATATAGAAACATGAGCTTTTATGATTGACAGCATATGatttaaactgttttaacCAACTTTTACTTCTTGCTTCACGGCTACGAAATTGGCATTGTTTTGGCTGTTTG
Above is a window of Clavelina lepadiformis chromosome 8, kaClaLepa1.1, whole genome shotgun sequence DNA encoding:
- the LOC143469117 gene encoding transmembrane protein 237-like isoform X2, with protein sequence MDANVTALRPLPKRVLPPLAAAEQNDQERVSPTENDHTKEIDTSPKKRPPRKKRTPTPAGLSENEVLNESQADPSVEDRANESSVSSKRARTRRRQANRQRGARTPQVISNGNALTNMVSEGDVVAVDHIDNMVSMTTLPGVAPSGNSQPQERVYVQTSSGFKSHSNEWLENRQNTAAKNLNDQNRDPLIINDASQVALSFHRGFMLFTLILHGLLAGFAVWEVVVAFVMGVDGSTTFFNQYYRLAQLVQTVYYILLVLCLVSAMDRFNLAGKNFFMGLLRVEKGAWGILVYFIAIMFNIGLSGLDFWLGTTASSLSGLMSNATLLAQYPNTNPDATLTTWHVINVLRASFALIGWFLLALYPTDDETSTHEGISI
- the LOC143469117 gene encoding transmembrane protein 237-like isoform X1, with product MDANVTALRPLPKRVLPPLAAAEQNDQERVSPTENDHTKEIDTSPKKRPPRKKRTPTPAGLSENEVLNESQADPSVEDRANESSVSSKRARTRRRQANRQRGARTPQVISNGNALTNMVSEGDVVAVDHIDNMVSMTTLPGVAPSGNSQPQERVYVQTSSGFKSHSNEWLENRQNTAAKNLNDQNRDPLIINDASQVALSFHRGFMLFTLILHGLLAGFAVWEVVVAFVMGVDGSTTFFNQYYRLAQLVQTVYYILLVLCLVSAMDRFNLAGKNFFMGLLRVEKGAWGILVYFIAIMFNIGLSGLDFWLGTTASSLSGLMSNATLLAQYPNTNPDATLTTWHVINVLRASFALIGWFLLALYPTDDETSTHLFSSEDEN
- the LOC143469117 gene encoding gap junction beta-2 protein-like isoform X5 — encoded protein: MSWKYLDDFLFRLSKGSTLLGKYWVTFILLFSMFGEHVWSDEQREFTCNTKQPGCENVCFNKFAPVSNVRMWGMQMLSVSIPGAFYFVYVLHVVSREKNRQTSSDDVTNSQNLSILNKDKRNNDHLFAKGELHGARKRWKVLTKYVIPVELGKKRGLWVWRMYLLQVFARIALEGLFVSLQFNLYTYRWTVPEVYRCHVWPCPHTVDCFISRPHEKTVFFRYMYLISFISVAVSIAELLHISWASLRNTHEKRRHPEVRKRRNLPSYVSRDKWLVDEKRDPEVLLTHPEVRLKVNSLTFSSNSSNSHVTTPPTDYVEVRSNNLISYL
- the LOC143469117 gene encoding gap junction beta-2 protein-like isoform X4; translation: MSWKYLDDFLFRLSKGSTLLGKYWVTFILLFRLVVLSMFGEHVWSDEQREFTCNTKQPGCENVCFNKFAPVSNVRMWGMQMLSVSIPGAFYFVYVLHVVSREKNRQTSSDDVTNSQNLSILNKDKRNNDHLFAKGELHGARKRWKVLTKYVIPVELGKKRGLWVWRMYLLQVFARIALEGLFVSLQFNLYTYRWTVPEVYRCHVWPCPHTVDCFISRPHEKTVFFRYMYLISFISVAVSIAELLHISWASLRNTHEKRRHPEVRKRRNLPSYVSRDKWLVDEKRDPEVLLTHPEVRLKVNSLTFSSNSSNSHVTTPPTDYVEVRSNNLISYL
- the LOC143469117 gene encoding gap junction beta-2 protein-like isoform X3, producing the protein MSWKYLDDFLFRLSKGSTLLGKYWVTFILLFRFKLKIAGHSRLVVLSMFGEHVWSDEQREFTCNTKQPGCENVCFNKFAPVSNVRMWGMQMLSVSIPGAFYFVYVLHVVSREKNRQTSSDDVTNSQNLSILNKDKRNNDHLFAKGELHGARKRWKVLTKYVIPVELGKKRGLWVWRMYLLQVFARIALEGLFVSLQFNLYTYRWTVPEVYRCHVWPCPHTVDCFISRPHEKTVFFRYMYLISFISVAVSIAELLHISWASLRNTHEKRRHPEVRKRRNLPSYVSRDKWLVDEKRDPEVLLTHPEVRLKVNSLTFSSNSSNSHVTTPPTDYVEVRSNNLISYL
- the LOC143469116 gene encoding uncharacterized protein LOC143469116, with the translated sequence MAAVTAFKSSKNNKVTPDVDSGSLDNWETEDEKCPNEKRSKNKPDELNMDWFLRACREGNTTGISTLTKASQLKAINTCDKNGMSGFSLACATGCMKTVKELLQISSVDVNQPDNDGNTPLILASQAGYENIVRFFVFPLRAEVNIDAENKFGFTALMKAALHGRTNCVRMLVMAGADVTKRDWGRGLRADEWAAICGMKETTIAIRNVSRGLLSSEQREELNWDKKTNRLVEYLQRVGCCLKRAFGWGGDSWINEAGSLYHLASGTANLQSGLAAISLAHRANQPTSFTTSSHKRCIEGRNNDIIIDDVIVVESTFSSVNGQFKKQTQKSFDQRCRASSGEKHKKGKTENPAQNVPDIKVVPSVRTVRSPGRTTRFMVPRKDHNYLSVPKKTYKKKHVK